Proteins encoded in a region of the Raphanus sativus cultivar WK10039 chromosome 8, ASM80110v3, whole genome shotgun sequence genome:
- the LOC108819551 gene encoding 40S ribosomal protein S15a: protein MVRISVLNDALKSMFNAEKRGKRQVMIRPSSKVIIKFLIVMQKHGYIGEFEYVDDHRSGKIVVELNGRLNKCGVISPRFDVGVKEIESWTARLLPSRQFGYIVLTTSAGIMDHEEARRKNVGGKVLGFFY, encoded by the exons ATGGTGAGAATCAGTGTGCTCAACGATGCTCTCAAGAGCATGTTCAATGCCGAGAAACGTGGCAAGAGGCAAGTCATGATCAGGCCTTCCTCAAAAGTCATCATCAAGTTTCTCATCGTCATGCAGAAGCACG GTTACATTGGTGAGTTTGAGTATGTCGATGACCACCGATCTGGCAAAATCGTTGTGGAATTGAACGGGAGGTTGAACAAGTGTGGTGTTATCAGTCCTCGTTTTGATGTTGGTGTTAAGGAGATTGAAAGTTGGACTGCTCGTTTGCTTCCCTCCCGACAG TTCGGTTACATCGTGTTGACTACTTCAGCTGGGATTATGGACCATGAAGAAGCGAGGAGAAAGAATGTCGGAGGCAAGGTCCTCGGTTTCTTCTATTGA